Below is a genomic region from Drosophila albomicans strain 15112-1751.03 chromosome 2R, ASM965048v2, whole genome shotgun sequence.
ACTTACAATCATAACTACAGTCCTCATgattcagataaaaattatattattattgcaaaaataaacgGCTGCTTCAGTCGGGTGTACTTtatagatataccaattatTGCCTTCcgtgtattttggtatttttccaGTAAACCCATTTGTTCCTTGGCTTCGATgataatctagtatattttgtactactTTGTATtactttgaatgtagtagtatatagatataccaattaaagcattgaaaatatatataagtatttttgataaatttattcgttatttttaagaataatactgcaatatGATGGCATCTGATGGCATCTCATTAGCGACTGTGCTCGACTATAGTCTTTTTACTTAACAACAAGTGAACGACTTTTAAAGCGGTGTTTAGACCGGAACACAAATCTTACGTACTAACTTGATTTGGAAAACCCCATCTATTTGCTgatgaaaatatgtaaaataagtTACGAGAAACTGACTTCTCATTGTTCATTCCCAAAAAGATCTTTCACGGCCGACAGttgagtaaatattaaatgattcTATTACATATTGAGACAGCTGTCGAGACTTACAATTTAGTATGTGAGCTGGGTATATAAAGATCAAGTCAGATTACAGCTAATCATACTTGGTCATCGATTCAGAGTGAACATGAAGACCTTAACATTAATTCTGAGCTGTGTTATCCTGGCTGTTTGTCTGGTGCAGCAGACAGGAGGTACCAGCTCGTCAacaactacgacgacgacaacaacaacaacaacgacgacagaATCTTCTTCGGATACCACAACTACTACTGAATCTTCTAGTGACACCACCAGCACCACTTCAAGCTCCAGTTCAAGCTCTAGCTCTAGTTCTAGCGCTGCTGCCAAGGCTCTTCGTCGGTTGAGGAGGCAGCTGAGACGTCTGAGGCGTTTGCAACGTCTGAGGGCTGCCCGTGAGAGAAGGAGAATCCGCAAACTGAGGGCTCTCTTGAGGAGAAGGCGCGCAAACAGAGGCTAGACGGTACTACCATGAGAAGGATTGTGTTAAGAGTTAAACAAAATCACTTGTTCTTGTGCCAATAAACAATGATTTCAGCATTAATTTGTTAACTTGAAATGTTTATACTCGCAAGGGAGAgaggaatatatttttattttttcctctACAAGTTTTGTTAGTGTTGCTGATCGGATGATTCaggaaataattttatactaGAAAAACTAGCTTAAATGCATGACAATTTCGTATCTTTGGCAAAACATAGAATATTTTTCATGTGgcagtatttatagtatatttcagtatttttgcggtatactAATTTTAACAATAGACTTCCactgatttttatttcatactCGTGACCCATAGGGTAGATAGGTATTAAAGCTCTGCACCTcaagaaaatgtatgtaaccggcagaaggagtcatctctgaccccataaaatatatatattttcttgatcagtgtcTAGAGCTGAATCgaacgaaaatataaaatagcattcaaaatttaaaagtttgaaTCGTGATTAGTAGTTACAGTCATAACTACAGTCTATATGATTCAGCTAATAATTATGGTAAAAAATGTCTGCCGAAGTTAGTTCTTTGCTTCTGTTAACCCTCTcgtatatttaacatatacacgctacccaaagggtagaagggtattataactttgtgccggcaggaaatgtatgtaacaggtaaaaggaggcatctccgaccctataaagtatatatattcttgatcagcgtcaacagccgagacgatctagccatgtccgtctgtcagtctgtcagtctgcccgtccgtccgtatgaaacactgaatctcagagactataagagatagagctataattttttttcgacagcaattgttatgtttgcacgtaGATCAAGttcgtttcaaatttttgccacgcccacttccgcccccgcaaatcaaaaaaattgaataacaagcgtaattttaaagatagagttggtatattttctatatatgtataataattactatagttgttatgattccagaaaatttaattgcgatcagataaaaacgcctactttctAGTAGTATATTCtagggtatattttgaatgcggtactatatcgatataccaaatataccatttggcatatttttagtatttatgtagtatattctgtatattttgagaaaaataccgcaaaatatatttattttattaaaaatgggtagcgggtatctcacagtcgagtacactcgactgtagctttcttacttgtttgtacTCTATGGAATACTTTgaatatagttatatatagatataccaaatatagtctttggtatattttagtatattgttaaaaaaatatatatatttttagaatattacttcaatattatgtatgttataGTGGTTTATAGCaggctttcttacttgtttttagttgGCATTCATAGCGATGTTTACGTCTTtgcccaaaaacaaattttatatactaaCGTGATTTGGAACACACAATCTTCTTGCAGTCGAAAATAAGTCAAATAGATTGTGAGAAAATTATAGCTTCTCGTAGTAAATTGCCCAAAAGAAATTTCACGGCCAACAGTtgagtaaatattaatattctattACATATTGAGACAGCTGTCTAGACTTACAATTTAGTATGTGAGCTGGGTATATAAAGATCAAGTCAGATTACAGTTAATTATACTTGGTCATCGATTCAGTGTGAACATGAAGGCCCTAACATTAATTCTGAGTTGTGTTATCCTGGCTGTTTGTCTGGTGCAGCAGGCACAAGGTACCAGCTCGTCAACAActacgacgacaacgacaacaacaacaacgacgacagaATCTTCTTCGGATACCACAACTACTACTGAATCTTCTAGTGACACCACCAGCACCACTTCAAGCTCCAGTTCCAGCTCTAGCTCAAGTTCTAGCGCTGCTGCCAAGGCTCTTCGTCGGTTGAGGAGGCAGCTGAGACGTCTGAGGCGTTTGCAACGTCTGAGGGCCGCCCGTGAGAGAAGGAGAATCCGCAAACTGAGGGCTCTCTTGAGGAGAAGGCGCGCAAACAGAGGCTAGACGGTACTACCAGGACAAGGACTGTGTTGAGAGCTTAACAAAATCACTTGTTCTTGTaccaataaatattgaatgcaacatcaatttaatttgtttactttaagtGTTTATAACTGATACCACTAGAGTATAAGGTTATTATTAGCCTCTACCCATCCGTCCGTCTTTCTGTCTATCCTGCAAtaatctgtctgtctgtctgtccgtctgttcgtatgaaacactagataataaagcaaataaattggtGATTGCAATAAACATTGCTTTTGACCCTGCAAA
It encodes:
- the LOC127565991 gene encoding protein new-glue 3-like, which produces MKTLTLILSCVILAVCLVQQTGGTSSSTTTTTTTTTTTTTESSSDTTTTTESSSDTTSTTSSSSSSSSSSSSAAAKALRRLRRQLRRLRRLQRLRAARERRRIRKLRALLRRRRANRG